aggcatgatggcttagtggttagcactgtcaccttgcacctccaggttctggtttgattcctgcctcagagtctttgtgcatggagtttgcatgttctccccgtgcttggtgggtttcctctaggtactctCCAACAGTTCagatacatgcagattaggtaatAGGTAATCCCAGGTTGCATGTAGTAAGTAAATGAGTGTCCAAATATTGACCAGAGATTGTATGATGGtggtaaaaatgggaataaatacaatagtcactTTTGGTTTCCACAATTCATAGTGGTCTACAAAGGTTCcttgatggatggatagaaacacaaaaatgtggtttttattatatttaatttaaaagtaggTTTACATTGTACATTGAATTGCATTTCGTCCAGCATGTAATGTTATCATTTAAGGCAACATTGATGTTTCCTTCAACCAAGTCATCTTTCAGAAGAATGACTTCCACAGTTAGTGGGGCTAACCATCATACCCTAACGTGTCCCTCGTGTAATATAACATACCACTGTTATGAATATTAGGCTAAACACATGGACTAGAATAATCATttcaccttttaaaaaaattctgtacagAAACATGGCATTGTCCTTGGACCAGACTTGTGCCCCAATGGGGAAGTGGAAGAAAACCTGACCGGTGGTTCAGTCTGCAGTGCATTGCAACAGGGGAGCAGTGTCTTAGGTAAGCGTGTGTTTTCCATATAGAAGTAGAATTCTTTTTACTGCTGCCGTGTGGTAGCTTAAGCTAACAGGTGCTTTTGGAATCATGCAAATCTCAGTGCTTTGGCATGTTAACTGTGATGTCTGAGCATTAACTCTCACAGCTTTATATCCCTTTTGCTTTTGCTCTGGAATGCACTTCTATTTCTGTTCTTTGAGTGTCTCATTGTGTTtcattgtgtgtatttttaaacaagCTAAAGGAGCTAAAGGTTGCATCTAAAACTTTATTTGTTCCTCATGGTAGAAGCTGTTTTTATCTGGTCAGAATTTTTGAAGGTCTTACAGTACGTAAACATTAGCACTTGAGCACTTGAAACATGAGCTGAATAATTAGCCTCCGCCCCATATTGCTTtggtgattattttaaaagtacaacCTAGGGTAACCTCCTGGTAGAAATCATCAATTTTTGGCCAACGATATGTGACAGTTAGAAATTTGGTAATGTGGCTACACCGTAATTCCGGCAATTCACTGTAATTTGTTATGGTAGgctagtgttgaatgctgagtaCAAAAAAGCTTGCCACTGTGCTGCTGTGATCTGCTATCTATGTGGCTTATTCTCTTCTGTAAGGATTCTGCAGGGTGTGGTTGCTTCGGTTCATGTATGATTAATGAATGTAGTACCGTGGACACCTGGATATATTTATACCGTCTGAATAAAGCTCCACTGTGGAAATCCCCATTCATCTATACTTTTCTGTTCTTTAAGCTACCCGCAATCCTGGGGCTCTTGTTAACTATAGACATCtggctctccctctctccctacACCACTTACAGATATTCTGGTGTAAGAGCACCAGGTACGGTATCGTCGGTGATTTACTGCTGTATGGTTTTGGAGCTTCTCATTACATTCAAGTTGCCTTTAGTTATTAGTTGCCTTTATCAAACACATTGATACTATTAAGAGCTAAAGAGCGCAGTTaaattcacatactgtatcctGTGAGTTTCCCTAAAGAAGCACTCTCATAAAGTTGCATCACAAAAAATACACAACAGAGTTCAGAGCTGTGCTTAATAGTAAAGACCATTTGCACACACATGGCTAAAACACAGCATTGGTgccaatttaattttttatgtttattttttatgcatataatacagaaaatgtgtatgCCAATGaagctacttctaaagtttataAACATGGAAGTAACCGATCTTGCTTCTATAAAGATTTGAAGTTGAAAACTTTAGCCaatttggagagatgattttatatgtttttatttttttgcgttATACTGTCTCATTTAAAGCAATaaccatttaaaatgcaaattattcatacttCTTTAAGTATATTGAtattaaaattggtgtaagcttcttgggacagtggtagctcagagggctaaggcactgagttactgatcggaagattgGTCGTTCGATCCCCATCTCCACTaggtgccactgttgggcccttgagcaaggtccttaaccttAACTGCTCCAGTGGTGCTGTATTATggccctgcgctctgaccccagttacactgggatatgcgaagaaggaatttccctgtgctgtaatgtatatgtgacaaataaaggcttaaattAACTtaagaagcatatgacctgtaaaaaattgttgcttaaataaaGCATTCCGTGCGAAATAAAGGATCCcccccaaaaacaaaaaaatctgtattgtccgaaaccatgtcaaatttatgttgcaatatcttttCAATTTAGCATTTAAGAATAAGAGACTTTTTCACCTTTATGTCTTTTCGTGTAAAAAGAAAGttttatctgaatgacaatgaagatcattgaaagatttgaattttacggacactaaataaaagaaaataattttatttagcaaatacatttctttttatatgataaaaatatatatgtgcatgcctatttacaaaaaaaacaaagcatgtatgatggagataagaagcattaagtattatggaatatggtgttatatgatcctatctgaaaattaactttttcacctaggtgagacactttttagcaccaataccatgttttggctgacacaatgatgagaactcacaggattgggactaaacagctgtgtgtccataagaaaaccacttgttagtgagactcatcaagaaaaaaaggcttcagtttgctagagagcataaagattcgactgggcatattccaggatgtaaattgtgaaaaagtggttctgaGAGCACGGCTAGTCATGTTTGTGCTTTGGGCTGAGATGGATTCTTCATGTGTTCAAGCCTACAGCAAGGCAACAGCTCTTTGCTTGAGATAAAAACTGAATTAATTGTACTGTATCATTCTGATGATATCTAAAAATTTCTGCAGCTCTCTTAAAGATTTCTAATTTCTCTGGAGATGGGTTAATCTTGTCTTATGTTTTCCAAGCTTTTTTTGGCATATTAGATTTTTTGGTGCGGATTAGGCATTTAGGTGCAGCATGTTTCTCTTTTCAATATTCACATTTGGTCAGTAGCTATGCTTTGGGGCCTGATTCTCATTTCCTTCCTTGCTTCCTTCCTTcccatttatttgttttacctATTAAAATGTCAATATTAAACAGCAGACTTTTTTGTAATGTCCTCTACCACTGATTCCTTAATCAATCTCCCAGGCTCTCAGAAGATGCAGCTGTTTAGCGATGAAAATGTAGGGGGCTCCAGAAGTGTCCAGTTCCAAACCCCACAGGATTTTCACTACGGGATGCAAGAGAATCACCTGCCTTCATCTTCTTCTGGCAGTTTATCTCATCCTCCTTTAGAGGCACAATATAAGGAAGGCGGTCTTGAGAACTATTTAAATAACAGCATAGAGAAAAGTCATAATGTTGAAAAACTTCAAAATGTTTGTGAGGTTGAAGCAAAAGAACAAGTTCAGTTGGAAATTTTAAAAGGTAATGTAGAATTAGAACCTGTTCGGATAATTGAGGAAGGTATGACAGACCAGCAGGAGATTCCATTGCATGTTGATAGAAGTGAGACTATAAAAGAGGCAAATCCTGATTCCAAAGAAAAGGTCACATGTGAGATATCAGAAAAAGATCTCTCAGATGAAACTCAACATGAAGATTCTCAGATCAAAATCACTTCTCACAGTTTGCCATCAGCAAAAATAGATACATCATCACATTCCCAAAGTGCCAGTGGCtcaggaaaaaagaagaagaagaagaagaaaaataaacataaacaaaagcaTAGTTGTGATGAAAAAGAGGTTCATTCAGAAATTGGGGGAGAAAATGAAAACCAGCTCACAGAGAGCCGTTCAGTTCAGACAGTTATGTACAACTCTGTACCATCAGAGGAAGCTCCAATAAATGGAAAAGTAACAGGTAAGATGAATCAGGATGAAGCAATTGATCTGATCCACAAAGAAGCAGAATCTCTAGAAGTACAATATCCTGCCTCCATCACACCTATGACCTCCAAAACAGAAATTAATATTGACATACCTACTTATGAAAATCCATTGAAAAGTACTGCTGGAGAGTTAAAAGCTTCTGAACAGGATGTCAAATACCAATCTCCAGGCAACAATGAGGACACTGAAGCAAAAGACGATGTTGCCATTTGCACTGTTCTTTCTGAATCTAACAACTCTTTTGAGGTAAAACCTGGGAAAGATATAACTGAAACTGAAATTACAGTTAAAATACCAGAAAATGAGCAAGAAACATCTGCAGACACACAGAAGTGTAAGACATTGGTTACAGCTTATAAATCTGAAGTAGAGCAAGAAACATCTGCAAAAACACAGCTGGGTGAGACATTGGTTACATCTAAAGGACCTGAAGAAGAGCAAAAAACACCCGGGGAAACACAGCTGGTTGAGACATTTGTGACAGCTAATAAACCTAAAGTAGAAAGGGAAACATCTGCAGACACACAGCTGGATGAGACATTAGTTACCGCTAAAGAACCCAAAGAAGAGCAAAAAACATCTGGAGAAACACAGCTGGATGAGACATTGGTTACAGCTAAAGAACCCAAAGAAGGGCAAGAACCATCTAGAGAAACACAGATGGGTGAGACATTGGTTACAGCTAAAGAACCCAAAGAAGAGCAAGAAACATCTGGAGAAACACAGCTGGATGAGACATTGGTTACCGGAGAAACGCAGCTGGGTGAGACATTGGTTACAGCTAAAGAATCCAAAGAAGAGCAAGAAACATCTGGAGAAACACAGCTGGATGTGACATTGGTTACAGCTAAAGAACCTGAAGAAGGGCAAGAAGCATCTGTAGAAACTCAGCTGTGTGAGACACTGGTTACAGCTAAAGAACCCGAAGAAGGGCAAGAAACATCTGGAGAAACACAGCAGGGTAAACAATTGGTTACAGCTACAGAATCCGAAGAAGAGCAAGAAACATCTGGAGAAACACAGCTGGATGTGACATTGGTTACAGCTAAAGAACCTGAAGAAGGGCAAGAAGCATCTGTAGAAACTCAGTTGGGTGAGACATTGGTTACAGCTAAAGAACCCGAAGAAGAGCAAGAAACATCTGGAGAAACACAGCTGGATGTGACATTGGTTACAGCTAAAGAACCTGAAGAAGGGCAAGAAGCATCTGTAGAAACTCAGCTGTGTGAGACACTGGTTACAGCTAAAGAACCCGAAGAAGGGCAAGAAACATCTGGAGAAACACAGCAGGGTAAACAATTGGTTACAGCTACAGAATCCGAAGAAGAGCAAGAAACATCTGGAGAAACGCAGCTGGGTAAGATATTGGTTACAGCTAAAGAACCCGGAAAAGAGCAAGAAACATCTGGGGAAACGCAGTTAAATGAGACATTGTTTACAGCTAAAGAACCCAAAGAAGGGCAAGAAACATCTGGAGAAACACAGATGGGTGAGACATTGGTTACAGCTAACGAACCTGAAGAAGAGCAAGAAACATCTGAAGAAACACAGCTGGGTGAGACATTGGTTACAGCTAACGAACCTGAAGAAGAGCAAGAAACATCTGAAGAAACACAGCTGGATGAGACATTGGTTACAGCTAAAGAACCTAAAGAAGGGCAAGAAACATCTAGAGAAACGCAGCTGGATGAGAGATTGGTTACAGCTAAAGAACCCGAAGAAGGGCAAGAAACATCTGGAGAAAAACAGCTGGATGAGACATTGGTTACAGCTAAAGAACCCAAAGAAGAGCAAGAAACATCTGTAGAAATACAGCTGGATGAGACTTTGGTTACAGCTAAAGAACCTAAAGAAGGGaaagaaacatttaaagaaaCGCAGCTGGGTGAGACATTGGTTACAGCTAAAGAACCCGAAAAAGGGCAAGAAACATCTGGAAAAACACAGCTGGATGAGAAATTGGTTACAGCTAAAGAACCCGAAGAAGGGCAAGAAACATCTGGAGAAACGCAGTTGGGTGAGACATTGGTTACAGCTAAAGAACCCAAAGAAGAGCAAGAAACATCTGGAGAAATACAGCTGGATGAGACTTTGGGTACATCTAAAGAACCCGAAGAAGGGCAAGACACATCTGGAGAAACGCAGCTGGGTGAGACATTGCTTACAACAAAAGAGCtcgaaaaagggaaaaaaacatctacTGACAAAAAGTTCGATGAAGTACC
The DNA window shown above is from Clarias gariepinus isolate MV-2021 ecotype Netherlands chromosome 5, CGAR_prim_01v2, whole genome shotgun sequence and carries:
- the LOC128523710 gene encoding centromere-associated protein E-like isoform X1, whose translation is MASQGRKRTPNRTAATPEGDALNVIAKEAEARLAAKRAARAEAREIRMKELERQQKEVSDDEECMSVGNRSSVPLDLDSEAALSHTSYLNSHKSAKKKKKKSKHSSDISNGYDNDYSTISSRGSLYKNSLCGSSLRSSTRTLSEYSGRLGSSSRASSRTSSRCASPVENSSSSVASLLRKAASSSGLSRDLDHVTIPDVPNLDDRLERDFFEKGPSRASLSTTTLTSLGGASSQKGSGGSSVTAETETSLQDIKEIHELKDQIHDVEAKYTQSLKDLKDSLAEMEMKYRKAMVSNAQLDNEKSNLMYEVDTLKDSLMELEELLAETRRECEERSKELEREKHAHSILQFQFSEQKETLKQSEELLTEIRHLHFKQEGFVREISDLQETIEWKDKKIGALERQKEFSDAIRTERDELRDEVVQLKDILKKHGIVLGPDLCPNGEVEENLTGGSVCSALQQGSSVLGSQKMQLFSDENVGGSRSVQFQTPQDFHYGMQENHLPSSSSGSLSHPPLEAQYKEGGLENYLNNSIEKSHNVEKLQNVCEVEAKEQVQLEILKGNVELEPVRIIEEGMTDQQEIPLHVDRSETIKEANPDSKEKVTCEISEKDLSDETQHEDSQIKITSHSLPSAKIDTSSHSQSASGSGKKKKKKKKNKHKQKHSCDEKEVHSEIGGENENQLTESRSVQTVMYNSVPSEEAPINGKVTGKMNQDEAIDLIHKEAESLEVQYPASITPMTSKTEINIDIPTYENPLKSTAGELKASEQDVKYQSPGNNEDTEAKDDVAICTVLSESNNSFEVKPGKDITETEITVKIPENEQETSADTQKCKTLVTAYKSEVEQETSAKTQLGETLVTSKGPEEEQKTPGETQLVETFVTANKPKVERETSADTQLDETLVTAKEPKEEQKTSGETQLDETLVTAKEPKEGQEPSRETQMGETLVTAKEPKEEQETSGETQLDETLVTGETQLGETLVTAKESKEEQETSGETQLDVTLVTAKEPEEGQEASVETQLCETLVTAKEPEEGQETSGETQQGKQLVTATESEEEQETSGETQLDVTLVTAKEPEEGQEASVETQLGETLVTAKEPEEEQETSGETQLDVTLVTAKEPEEGQEASVETQLCETLVTAKEPEEGQETSGETQQGKQLVTATESEEEQETSGETQLGKILVTAKEPGKEQETSGETQLNETLFTAKEPKEGQETSGETQMGETLVTANEPEEEQETSEETQLGETLVTANEPEEEQETSEETQLDETLVTAKEPKEGQETSRETQLDERLVTAKEPEEGQETSGEKQLDETLVTAKEPKEEQETSVEIQLDETLVTAKEPKEGKETFKETQLGETLVTAKEPEKGQETSGKTQLDEKLVTAKEPEEGQETSGETQLGETLVTAKEPKEEQETSGEIQLDETLGTSKEPEEGQDTSGETQLGETLLTTKELEKGKKTSTDKKFDEVPEKEQESCWLGHMDQEFKVAKEDEVDCGESVKFNMVSKENLHGETECLQEDKSIFSCTKQNCTVNEGHDLPDTKDGPKNQMPQTDEKNKKCQQKFVTENEEQGSQEHEEILHFEQKMFPEKETSPVHNVQVLDNEPPETGEVDQKANSIIPQEGGQNLEEQEVMELKEGTSERNKVDAKNGSKKESKKGKGKGKEDCKMS
- the LOC128523710 gene encoding centromere-associated protein E-like isoform X2, whose protein sequence is MASQGRKRTPNRTAATPEGDALNVIAKEAEARLAAKRAARAEAREIRMKELERQQKEVSDDEECMSVGNRSSVPLDLDSEAALSHTSYLNSHKSAKKKKKKSKHSSDISNGYDNDYSTISSRGSLYKNSLCGSSLRSSTRTLSEYSGRLGSSSRASSRTSSRCASPVENSSSSVASLLRKAASSSGLSRDLDHVTIPDVPNLDDRLERDFFEKGPSRASLSTTTLTSLGGASSQKGSGGSSVTAETETSLQDIKEIHELKDQIHDVEAKYTQSLKDLKDSLAEMEMKYRKAMVSNAQLDNEKSNLMYEVDTLKDSLMELEELLAETRRECEERSKELEREKHAHSILQFQFSEQKETLKQSEELLTALERQKEFSDAIRTERDELRDEVVQLKDILKKHGIVLGPDLCPNGEVEENLTGGSVCSALQQGSSVLGSQKMQLFSDENVGGSRSVQFQTPQDFHYGMQENHLPSSSSGSLSHPPLEAQYKEGGLENYLNNSIEKSHNVEKLQNVCEVEAKEQVQLEILKGNVELEPVRIIEEGMTDQQEIPLHVDRSETIKEANPDSKEKVTCEISEKDLSDETQHEDSQIKITSHSLPSAKIDTSSHSQSASGSGKKKKKKKKNKHKQKHSCDEKEVHSEIGGENENQLTESRSVQTVMYNSVPSEEAPINGKVTGKMNQDEAIDLIHKEAESLEVQYPASITPMTSKTEINIDIPTYENPLKSTAGELKASEQDVKYQSPGNNEDTEAKDDVAICTVLSESNNSFEVKPGKDITETEITVKIPENEQETSADTQKCKTLVTAYKSEVEQETSAKTQLGETLVTSKGPEEEQKTPGETQLVETFVTANKPKVERETSADTQLDETLVTAKEPKEEQKTSGETQLDETLVTAKEPKEGQEPSRETQMGETLVTAKEPKEEQETSGETQLDETLVTGETQLGETLVTAKESKEEQETSGETQLDVTLVTAKEPEEGQEASVETQLCETLVTAKEPEEGQETSGETQQGKQLVTATESEEEQETSGETQLDVTLVTAKEPEEGQEASVETQLGETLVTAKEPEEEQETSGETQLDVTLVTAKEPEEGQEASVETQLCETLVTAKEPEEGQETSGETQQGKQLVTATESEEEQETSGETQLGKILVTAKEPGKEQETSGETQLNETLFTAKEPKEGQETSGETQMGETLVTANEPEEEQETSEETQLGETLVTANEPEEEQETSEETQLDETLVTAKEPKEGQETSRETQLDERLVTAKEPEEGQETSGEKQLDETLVTAKEPKEEQETSVEIQLDETLVTAKEPKEGKETFKETQLGETLVTAKEPEKGQETSGKTQLDEKLVTAKEPEEGQETSGETQLGETLVTAKEPKEEQETSGEIQLDETLGTSKEPEEGQDTSGETQLGETLLTTKELEKGKKTSTDKKFDEVPEKEQESCWLGHMDQEFKVAKEDEVDCGESVKFNMVSKENLHGETECLQEDKSIFSCTKQNCTVNEGHDLPDTKDGPKNQMPQTDEKNKKCQQKFVTENEEQGSQEHEEILHFEQKMFPEKETSPVHNVQVLDNEPPETGEVDQKANSIIPQEGGQNLEEQEVMELKEGTSERNKVDAKNGSKKESKKGKGKGKEDCKMS
- the LOC128523710 gene encoding uncharacterized protein LOC128523710 isoform X5 gives rise to the protein MASQGRKRTPNRTAATPEGDALNVIAKEAEARLAAKRAARAEAREIRMKELERQQKEVSDDEECMSVGNRSSVPLDLDSEAALSHTSYLNSHKSAKKKKKKSKHSSDISNGYDNDYSTISSRGSLYKNSLCGSSLRSSTRTLSEYSGRLGSSSRASSRTSSRCASPVENSSSSVASLLRKAASSSGLSRDLDHVTIPDVPNLDDRLERDFFEKGPSRASLSTTTLTSLGGASSQKGSGGSSVTAETETSLQDIKEIHELKDQIHDVEAKYTQSLKDLKDSLAEMEMKYRKAMVSNAQLDNEKSNLMYEVDTLKDSLMELEELLAETRRECEERSKELEREKHAHSILQFQFSEQKETLKQSEELLTKHGIVLGPDLCPNGEVEENLTGGSVCSALQQGSSVLGSQKMQLFSDENVGGSRSVQFQTPQDFHYGMQENHLPSSSSGSLSHPPLEAQYKEGGLENYLNNSIEKSHNVEKLQNVCEVEAKEQVQLEILKGNVELEPVRIIEEGMTDQQEIPLHVDRSETIKEANPDSKEKVTCEISEKDLSDETQHEDSQIKITSHSLPSAKIDTSSHSQSASGSGKKKKKKKKNKHKQKHSCDEKEVHSEIGGENENQLTESRSVQTVMYNSVPSEEAPINGKVTGKMNQDEAIDLIHKEAESLEVQYPASITPMTSKTEINIDIPTYENPLKSTAGELKASEQDVKYQSPGNNEDTEAKDDVAICTVLSESNNSFEVKPGKDITETEITVKIPENEQETSADTQKCKTLVTAYKSEVEQETSAKTQLGETLVTSKGPEEEQKTPGETQLVETFVTANKPKVERETSADTQLDETLVTAKEPKEEQKTSGETQLDETLVTAKEPKEGQEPSRETQMGETLVTAKEPKEEQETSGETQLDETLVTGETQLGETLVTAKESKEEQETSGETQLDVTLVTAKEPEEGQEASVETQLCETLVTAKEPEEGQETSGETQQGKQLVTATESEEEQETSGETQLDVTLVTAKEPEEGQEASVETQLGETLVTAKEPEEEQETSGETQLDVTLVTAKEPEEGQEASVETQLCETLVTAKEPEEGQETSGETQQGKQLVTATESEEEQETSGETQLGKILVTAKEPGKEQETSGETQLNETLFTAKEPKEGQETSGETQMGETLVTANEPEEEQETSEETQLGETLVTANEPEEEQETSEETQLDETLVTAKEPKEGQETSRETQLDERLVTAKEPEEGQETSGEKQLDETLVTAKEPKEEQETSVEIQLDETLVTAKEPKEGKETFKETQLGETLVTAKEPEKGQETSGKTQLDEKLVTAKEPEEGQETSGETQLGETLVTAKEPKEEQETSGEIQLDETLGTSKEPEEGQDTSGETQLGETLLTTKELEKGKKTSTDKKFDEVPEKEQESCWLGHMDQEFKVAKEDEVDCGESVKFNMVSKENLHGETECLQEDKSIFSCTKQNCTVNEGHDLPDTKDGPKNQMPQTDEKNKKCQQKFVTENEEQGSQEHEEILHFEQKMFPEKETSPVHNVQVLDNEPPETGEVDQKANSIIPQEGGQNLEEQEVMELKEGTSERNKVDAKNGSKKESKKGKGKGKEDCKMS
- the LOC128523710 gene encoding centromere-associated protein E-like isoform X3, with the protein product MASQGRKRTPNRTAATPEGDALNVIAKEAEARLAAKRAARAEAREIRMKELERQQKEVSDDEECMSVGNRSSVPLDLDSEAALSHTSYLNSHKSAKKKKKKSKHSSDISNGYDNDYSTISSRGSLYKNSLCGSSLRSSTRTLSEYSGRLGSSSRASSRTSSRCASPVLDDRLERDFFEKGPSRASLSTTTLTSLGGASSQKGSGGSSVTAETETSLQDIKEIHELKDQIHDVEAKYTQSLKDLKDSLAEMEMKYRKAMVSNAQLDNEKSNLMYEVDTLKDSLMELEELLAETRRECEERSKELEREKHAHSILQFQFSEQKETLKQSEELLTEIRHLHFKQEGFVREISDLQETIEWKDKKIGALERQKEFSDAIRTERDELRDEVVQLKDILKKHGIVLGPDLCPNGEVEENLTGGSVCSALQQGSSVLGSQKMQLFSDENVGGSRSVQFQTPQDFHYGMQENHLPSSSSGSLSHPPLEAQYKEGGLENYLNNSIEKSHNVEKLQNVCEVEAKEQVQLEILKGNVELEPVRIIEEGMTDQQEIPLHVDRSETIKEANPDSKEKVTCEISEKDLSDETQHEDSQIKITSHSLPSAKIDTSSHSQSASGSGKKKKKKKKNKHKQKHSCDEKEVHSEIGGENENQLTESRSVQTVMYNSVPSEEAPINGKVTGKMNQDEAIDLIHKEAESLEVQYPASITPMTSKTEINIDIPTYENPLKSTAGELKASEQDVKYQSPGNNEDTEAKDDVAICTVLSESNNSFEVKPGKDITETEITVKIPENEQETSADTQKCKTLVTAYKSEVEQETSAKTQLGETLVTSKGPEEEQKTPGETQLVETFVTANKPKVERETSADTQLDETLVTAKEPKEEQKTSGETQLDETLVTAKEPKEGQEPSRETQMGETLVTAKEPKEEQETSGETQLDETLVTGETQLGETLVTAKESKEEQETSGETQLDVTLVTAKEPEEGQEASVETQLCETLVTAKEPEEGQETSGETQQGKQLVTATESEEEQETSGETQLDVTLVTAKEPEEGQEASVETQLGETLVTAKEPEEEQETSGETQLDVTLVTAKEPEEGQEASVETQLCETLVTAKEPEEGQETSGETQQGKQLVTATESEEEQETSGETQLGKILVTAKEPGKEQETSGETQLNETLFTAKEPKEGQETSGETQMGETLVTANEPEEEQETSEETQLGETLVTANEPEEEQETSEETQLDETLVTAKEPKEGQETSRETQLDERLVTAKEPEEGQETSGEKQLDETLVTAKEPKEEQETSVEIQLDETLVTAKEPKEGKETFKETQLGETLVTAKEPEKGQETSGKTQLDEKLVTAKEPEEGQETSGETQLGETLVTAKEPKEEQETSGEIQLDETLGTSKEPEEGQDTSGETQLGETLLTTKELEKGKKTSTDKKFDEVPEKEQESCWLGHMDQEFKVAKEDEVDCGESVKFNMVSKENLHGETECLQEDKSIFSCTKQNCTVNEGHDLPDTKDGPKNQMPQTDEKNKKCQQKFVTENEEQGSQEHEEILHFEQKMFPEKETSPVHNVQVLDNEPPETGEVDQKANSIIPQEGGQNLEEQEVMELKEGTSERNKVDAKNGSKKESKKGKGKGKEDCKMS